A region of Leishmania panamensis strain MHOM/PA/94/PSC-1 chromosome 33 sequence DNA encodes the following proteins:
- a CDS encoding hypothetical protein (TriTrypDB/GeneDB-style sysID: LpmP.33.0150), which translates to MTVDDMGAELWALVHHLFQKYRHDPRKAVHELALRTHTEWPTEPDVPLPEIAPHVKQSSWYQEMCSRHASLVEDLRVKHQRDVADAKEMVLSLYPDGCSVSEYSEALRTCAAVLPCLVPSDSIDHLIQKRGADFQERGVHEVSCDELVSDVIEDLMIKALTPRQWWCRGASSIARATRMGIRSMPPTLYIEYERPAGVSRVRCIHLRANLRPNMPTAQLARRLATTHEALLSEAQFQSLLIRCQRLQGQIPVSSAATAPPTGTGVQASMVALPSTTADSPSPSALTARSSKPQKADLGLLYRDPDAALENVDLNDADDVTLQEFKEVMNERFKANVVRPGDPGYIYDKRVAVAKAAQKSEWDDDSD; encoded by the coding sequence ATGACTGTAGACGACATGGGAGCGGAGCTCTGGGCACTCGTGCACCATCTCTTTCAAAAATACCGCCACGACCCGCGGAAAGCGGTCCACGAGCTGGCActgcgcacccacacagagtggcCGACCGAGCCGGATGTACCGCTCCCAGAAATTGCACCACATGTCAAGCAAAGTAGCTGGTATCAAGAGATGTGTAGCCGCCACGCATCTCTAGTGGAGGACTTGCGTGTAAAACACCAGCGTGACGTCGCCGATGCTAAGGAGATGGTGCTCAGCTTATACCCAGATGGCTGCAGTGTCAGCGAGTACTCAGAGGCGCTGCGTACATGTGCGGCAGTTCTCCCTTGCCTTGTACCGTCTGACTCTATTGATCACCTCATTCAGAAAAGAGGCGCTGACTTTCAGGAGAGGGGTGTCCACGAGGTGAGCTGCGATGAGCTAGTTTCTGACGTCATCGAAGATCTCATGATTAAGGCGCTCACACCgcgacagtggtggtgccgaGGGGCGAGCAGCATCGCACGCGCCACCAGAATGGGCATCCGGAGCATGCCACCCACTCTCTACATCGAGTATGAGAGGCCGGCGGGTGTGTCGCGCGTCCGCTGCATTCACCTGCGTGCGAACCTGCGGCCCAACATGCCGACAGCGCAGCTAGCACGCCGGCTCGCGACGACACATGAGGCACTCCTTTCTGAAGCGCAGTTTCAATCACTGCTCATACGATGCCAGCGCCTTCAAGGGCAGATCCCTGTATcgtcagcggcgacagcacctCCCACTGGCACAGGCGTACAAGCATCAATGGTAGCCTTGCCGTCAACGACGGCGGATAGCCCCTCGCCAAGCGCACTCACTGCGCGTAGCAGCAAGCCACAGAAGGCGGACTTGGGTCTTCTCTATCGCGACCCCGACGCTGCGCTAGAAAACGTGGACCTTAACGACGCTGATGACGTCACTCTACAAGAGTTCAAGGAGGTCATGAATGAACGTTTCAAAGCTAACGTCGTAAGGCCTGGTGACCCCGGCTACATTTACGACAAGCGCGTCGCAGTGGCAAAGGCCGCTCAGAAGAGCGAGTGGGACGACGACTCTGATTAG